ATTTGGATGAGCCTCCTGCTTCGTCCGGAACTTGCCCCGATCCAGGCCCCCCAACTTACTTTACTTGCAGCAACAGTTCTCGCGGAATTAATCTCACACTACTCTGAATTGGACCCTAAAATTAAATGGCCCAATGATATTTTAGTAAATCACAAAAAAATCTCCGGCATTCTTACGGAAATGCAGGCAGAGCAGGATCAAATTCAGTACGTAGTATTAGGGATCGGGATCAACGTAAATCAGGAAGAAGATGAAATTCCTGAAGAAATCCGCCATAAAGCATCATCTTTAAAAATTGAGTCCAACAAAACATGGGAAGTTCAAACAGTCATTCAACATATACTGCGTTTATTTGAACAGACTTATGATCAATATTTGGATTCTGGTTTTGAACATGTTAAAAGTATCTGGGAGCATTATGGCTACCGTATTGGAGAAGAAGTTAAAATTTCGACAATGAAACGTTCGTGGAAAGCGTTTTTAGTAGGAATTGAACCAGATGGTGCGCTGCTAGCAAGAGATGATTCCGGCAATGAAGAGAAACTTTATTCTGCTGAGATTCATTGGGGAGAAGGAGGATATCATGCTTAATAGGACAAAATTATTAACAATGAAAGAAAAGAAGGAAAAGATTGCTATGATTACGGCTTATGATTATCCATCAGCATTAATGGCTGAGAAATCTGGAGCTGACATGATTCTGGTGGGAGACAGCCTGGGAAACGTTGTCCTTGGTTATGATTCAACGATACCAGTAACGTTAGATGACATGATTCACCATGGGAAGGCTGTACGAAGAGGGGCACCTGATACTTATATGGTTGTAGACATGCCGTTTATGACGTACCATGTTTCAGTTGAGGATGCTCTCCTAAATGCAAGAAGGCTGTATCAGGAAACAAGAGCAGAGGCTTTAAAAGTAGAAGGCAGCGGGGAAGTCCTGGAAGTCGTAAGCCGAATGACTCAAGCAGGTATCCCTGTGGTCGGACATCTTGGACTAACACCACAGTCAGTAAATGTTCTCGGCGGTTATCGGGTCCAAGGAAAAGATAAGCAAACGGCAAAAACTTTGCTCGACGAAGCTAAGGCAGTGGAAGCTGCTGGTGCAATTGCACTCGTAATGGAATGCGTGCCGCGTCAGCTTGCAGCAGTAATCTCTGAAAAACTGGAAATCCCGGTTATTGGTATAGGCGCAGGAAAGGAATGTGATGGACAAGTTCTCGTCTACCACGATATCTTACAGTACGGCTCTGATAAATTACCGAAATTTGTAAAGACCTATATAGATAGTAATCATTTACTTGGGGAAGCTGTAGAATCTTATGTAAAAGACGTGAAATCAGAAGCCTTCCCTGAAGAACAGCACACTTTCACTATGGATCCATCACTGCTCGAGGACATTGAAGGTGAATCGTAATGCAAGTCATTCATAAGATTGAAAAAATGCAGCGTACTTCTTCAGAATATTTTATGAACGGTAAAACAATTGGATTTGTCCCTACAATGGGCTATTTACATGAAGGGCATCTGCAGTTGATAAAAGAAGCACGCAAGCAGAATGATATCGTCATCCTCAGTATATTTGTAAACCCTCTACAGTTTGGAGCCGGTGAAGATTTGGATACGTATCCAAGGGATGAAGAGAGAGATATGCAGCTGGCGGAAGAAAACGGAGTAGATGTCGTCTTTTTACCATCAAGAGATACCATGTATCCACAACCTTTATCGCTTAGTATCTCAGTTGACAAGAGAGCAGACGTCCTGTGTGGACGAAGCCGTCCCGGACATTTTGAAGGCGTAGTCACCGTTCTGACGAAGTTGTTTAATATCTGTCAGCCGACAAAAGCTTATTTTGGCTTAAAGGACGCTCAGCAATTGGCTGTAGTCGATGCGCTTATCCAAGATTTTAATTTTCCAATTGAATTAGTCGGTGTTGCGACGATCAGGGAAAACGATGGTCTTGCAAAAAGCAGCAGAAACGTTCGTTTATCCCAGCAGGAGCGCAAGGAGGCCCCTTTTATTCAAAAAGCTCTTAAAAAAGGGAACGGGATGGTGGCGGACGGCACAAAAAATCCTGCACAAATCGTAAAGGAAACGAAGAAGTTTCTTGAAAGCCAAACTCATGGTAGAATAGATTATGTTGAATTATTATCTTATCCAGAGCTCGAGCCAGTAAAGGAGATTGATCGCCAGGTAATCCTTGCGGCTGCGGTGAATTATCAACAAGCGCGACTGATCGATAATGTTATTTTTGACGAGACTGGAACGATTTCACAAGGATAAGAATTCAAGGAGGAAATCACATGTTTCGCACCATGATGAAAGCAAAGATCCACCGTGCACGTGTAACGGAAGCGAATCTAAACTATGTAGGAAGTATAACTATAGATCAGAATTTAATGGATGAAGTCGGAATATTACCCCATGAGAAAGTTCAGATTGTTAATAATAATAATGGGGCAAGACTGGAAACCTACGTCATTCCTGGCGAAAGAGACAGCGGAGTCGTTTGTCTTAATGGAGCTGCGGCAAGACTGGTTCAGCCTGATGATATTGTAATTATTGTTTCCTACGCCATGATTAGTGAAGAAGAATTAGCAGATTTCAGGCCGAAAATTGCGATTATGGGTGAAGGAAACAAAGTACAGGAAATCGTAGAAGAAGAGCCGCCGTTAACCGCTTTGCCAATGTAGAGGTGAATGAAATCTGATGGGGAAAGGATCTTAGCCATAACGGCAAGGTCCTTCCTTTTTGCAAGAAGTGGTAACGAATGAGAGAGGGTTATTTGATGACTAAGTTTGCCATTTTTGATTTAGAAACCACGGGAAATGCTGCTTCTAAAGGAGACCGCATTATAGAGATAGGCATCGTTATACTTCAGGATGGGAAGAAGGTTCAAGAGTTTTCGAGTCTTGTCTATCCTGAAAGGGAAATCCCTCCTTTTATCACCTCATTAACAGGAATAAAAGAGGAAGATGTACTTGATGCCCCTCTCTTTAATGAAATCGCAGAAGAGGTGCACCAATTATTCAATGGTGCGTGCATTGTTGCTCATAATATTGAATTTGATCTCAGTTTTATCAATGAGGAATTCAAGCTGAGCGGGCTGTCTCCATTACATAATCCAGTTGTTGATACGGTTGAATTGGCGAGAATTATGCTGCCGTCCGCATCAAGTTTCAAACTTGGACAGCTCGCCCAGGAATTAGGCATCCTGCATGGCACGCCTCACAGGGCACTGGCAGACGCTCAAGTGACGAGTTCATTACTACAGTATCTGCTTGAGAAAATGAGAAAACTCCCCGAACGAACGCTGATCCACTTACTTAAGGTGGAAAGTAAATTAAAAAGCAATCTTTACGGATTACTCAAGGATGCCATTGACGTTCACCGTTACGAGTCTTCTGATTTCAAAGAGTTTGAGCTGTGGCAAGGCATCCCCGTCCGTCAAGTACCCACCTCCATCCTTTCAAACGCATCTCAGCTGACGGGATTTCAAGAGTGGATCGCTCATGCATATGAGGCTCCAAAAGGCTTGAGCAGCTTGATGAATGATTATGAACCAAGAGAAGGACAAAAAAGAATGTCCCAAGCTGTATATGAGGCTTTCACCCAAAATAAGCATGCGTTTATTGAAGCAGGAGCAGGCGCAGGGAAATCCGTTGCTTATTTGTTAAGTGCCTTGTATTATGCGTGTAATCATAAGGAACGGGTTGTCATAAGCACGCACACTACCAGCCTGCAGCAGCAATTGTTAAAAGAAGAAATTCCAAAAGTCGAGAAGCTTTTTAATCGAAAAGTGAATGCCGCTGTCTTTAAAGGGAAAAGCCACTACATTAGTCTTAGTCACTTCAGTTATGAACTGGAGAGATCCCATCAGGATAATTACGACGAAGCCTTAACGAAAGCCATCCTTCTAGTCTGGCTGACAGAAACAGTGACTGGTGATGCTGACGAAATTCAACTCCCTTCAAGCGGACAGCAATTCTGGCATAAGGTTTCTGCTGAACAAGCAGCCAGAATACCGTCTGTATCATCTGAGCAGTACTCTTTTTACCGGCTCGCTTTAATGAAAGCAGAGCAAGCAGATCTCATTATTACCAATCATTCTCTCTTTTGTATGGATTTAATGAGTGAGGAAGAGAGGTTACCTGAATATGCAAGAGCAGTCATTGACGAGGCTCACCATTTTGAATCCATTGCCAGTCGTCAATTTGGGCTGCAATTCAGTTATACAGAGCTTCAAAGGCAGTTAAGTCAATTCAATGAGCTGTTTCATGTGCAATCCTGGGGACTGACAGGGGAAACCAACCAACTGATTTTCAGTGGAGACGAGTGCAGGCTGGCTATTGAAGGGGCAAAAGAAGAGTTAAATGCTTTTTCGCGCTACATGTTTCAACAGGTGAAACGGCAGAATCAAGGAAAAGCTAAGAGCGATATTGGCAGGATCCAATACCTTCTTCCACAAGCTGAACCACCCGCATTTTTAGAAGTGGCTGCGGAAATGCTTGATCGTTTTACAGCTAAACTTAACCGTTTAAACAGAGGGATTGAACAAATAATAAATCAATTGGAACCACGGATCCTATTGGGAGAGAAAGCAGCTCAAATTATCAGCTCCAGATTTTCCAGTCAAAAGAATTCTTTGGAGAGTTGGCGTAAAAAGCTGAAGGAATATTTTAACTATGATCAAAATCAAGTGAAGTGGATAGAAATTGATGGAGATGGTGCTGCAAATGTAATCTTCTTGTTCAGTGAACCCATGGATTTAGCGGAAAATCTCCAAACTCAGTTATTCATGAAAAAGAAGAGTATTGTATTAACGAGTGCTACTTTAACTACTCACAACAGCTTTAATTACATGAAAGGAAGTATGGGTTTTAACAAAAATGCGCAGCTTCTAGAGCTTTCCATTCCTTCTCCTTATCAGTTTAATGAGCATGTCCAGCTGATGGTTCCTGATGATTTTCCAGATATTAAACAGAATGAAGAAGAATTTATCCTTGCTCTAGGGGAAGCTGTTTATTCGCTTGCCCAAGTGACCAAAGGCAGAATGCTCGTGCTGTTCACTTCTTATACCATGCTTAAAAAGACTTACCAGATATTAAAAGAATGTATTGATCCGGAGGAATTTATGATATTTGCCCAAGGAGTCTCCAGTGGCAGCCGGGAACGCTTGAAAAAGAATTTTCAGGCTTTCGACCAGTCGATCCTGCTAGGTACCAGTTCTTTCTGGGAAGGAGTTGATATCCCGGGGGATGATCTGGCTTGTGTCGTCATCGCCAGGCTTCCTTTTCAACCTCCCGACCAGCCTCTTCAGAAAGTAAGGGATCAACAATTAAAATCAGCTGGACGAAATGGCTTTATGGAACGCTCTCTTCCTCAAGCGATTATCAGATTTAAACAAGGGTTTGGCCGTTTAATAAGGTCAAAGAAAGACCGTGGAATTGTATTCGTATGTGATAAGCGGCTGATGGAAGCTAAATATGGAAAATATTTTCTTTCTTCCATTCCGCAGGTACCTGTTCATTATCAGTCTACTTCACGGTTAATTAAACGGATTGAAAAATGGCTGTAGGAGAATAGAAGAAATTCAACACAACTATCAAAAAACTTTCAGGAACCTGTTATAATTAATAACTAATGAGAAGGGAAAACTCCCCTTCTATCATGGCAGCTTAACAATGGAGGATATCGAGAATGGCGAATAAAATAGAGACTTTATCAACGATACGTATTCAGCACTCTGATGATTTGTATAAAGTGGTCGATACGTTGAACCGTACTTTGAAAGAAGAAAATCTAATGTTTGGACTGGCGCTTGATGAAGAGGACAATGATACAGCAGTCTTCACGATTTACCGTACCTAATTGGCTGAAATGGTTCATAGGTACACTCGTTGTACTCATTCTTTTATTTGGATGTTTCTTTATTTGGATGTATGTACAAATTGAGCAGGACCGAACCAGTCAATTTGACCAGGCCAAAAAAATCGCTGTTGAGAAAACAGATTTAACAAAAGTAGAAGAAATCAGTCGTTATAATGGGGCATCAACCGTACATATTGTACGCGGGCAAACGAATAGTTCTACTAAGTTGACGGTGTTTCTCGATGTGAAGGATAAAAAAATAGTAAAGATACTTCCCGAAGATTCAATCATTTCTTTAAGCCAAATGAAACAAAAATGGGCTTCATCCTGCAATGCATGTCAATTAAAAGATATTCAATTAGGATATGAAGAGAGCAAGCCTGTTTATGAGATCACTTATATTGATAACAAGGACAGATATGTTCTGGATTATTACCTTCCTGATGGAAACAAGTTTCAGCAGCGGTTTGCTTTTAAGAGGACAAATTAATGAAATAGAGGAGTGAAGGAAATAATGAAATTAGCTCAGCGCGTACAGTCTTTAACTCCATCAAGTACGCTCGCAATTACAGCAAAAGCCAAAGCACTGAAAGCAGAAGGACATGATGTGATCGGTCTCGGAGCAGGGGAACCTGATTTTAATACCCCCGAGTATATTTTAGAAGCTGCCAAAAGAGCAATGGACGAAGGTAAGACGAAATACACCCCTTCAGGTGGTGTGCCTGAATTAAAAAATGCCATTGTGGCAAAAATGAAGCGGGACTTGGATTTGGAATACACAAATGAACAAGTCATTGTTACCACAGGTGCCAAACATGCTTTGTTTACCTTATTCCAAGTGCTTCTCGACGAAGGTGATGAGGTGATTGTCCCTGCGCCATACTGGGTCAGTTACCCGGAACAAATTAAACTCGCTGAAGGAAAACCTGTATTCGTGCAGGCTCAGGAAGAAAATCGTTTCAAGATCACTCCTGAACAATTAAAACGAGCGATCACACCTAAAACGAAAGCTGTCATTATTAACTCTCCCAGCAATCCTACAGGAATGATGTATTCCAGAGAAGAACTGGAGGCTATTGGTGAAGTATGTGTCGAAAATGACCTCCTCATCGTTTCCGACGAAATCTATGAGAAATTAATTTATTCACAGGAAGCCCATATATCTATGGCGCAGTTATCGGAGCAGCTTTTTGACCAGACCATTATTATTAATGGTGTATCCAAATCACATTCCATGACTGGTTGGAGAATTGGGTATGCAATAGGAAATAAAGAGGTTATCAAAGCAATGACGAACATGGCTTCCCATTCAACTTCGAACCCGACTTCTGTAGCTCAGTATGCGGCCCTGGCCGCTTATACTTCTTCAGAAGAAGAAGTGATCAAGATGAGAGAAGCGTTTAAAGAGCGTTTAGAAGCTCTTTATGGATGGATGACGGAAATTCCAGGAGTAGAATGCGTAAAACCTTCAGGAGCGTTTTATCTTTTTCCTAATGTGAAAGAAGCGGCTGAAATATGCGGGTTTAATAACGTCGATGATTGGGTGAAGACGCTTTTAGAGAAAGAGAAGGTTGCCCTAGTTCCTGGATCTGGTTTCGGCTCCCCGGAAAATGTCCGTTTATCTTACGCTACTTCTCTGGAACAGCTGAAAGAAGCGGCATCTCGCATTCATAAATTTGTCAAAGAGCATCAATTATAACGTACAGCTGGAGGTATGATTGTGAAAACAACGATTTCGGAAGTATCAAAGCACGTAGGAGAAGAAGTAACCATTGGAGCCTGGATCGCTAACAAGCGGTCCAGCGGTAAAATAGCATTTCTTCAATTAAGAGACGGTACCGGTTTTATGCAGGGGATCGTAGTAAAAGCTGAAATTGGGGACGATAAATTCCAACAAGCAAAGGCCCTTACGCAAGAATCTTCTCTCTATGTAACTGGAAAAATTGTAGAAGACACACGATCACCGCTTGGTTTTGAAATGCAAGTCAATGATTTTGAGGTGATCCATGAAGCTGTTGATTATCCCATTACTCCAAAGGAACATGGAACAGAGTTCCTGATGGACCATAGACATTTATGGCTTCGCTCAAGCCGTCAGCATTCGGTTATGAAAATAAGAAACGAAATCATCCGCGCCACCTATGAGTTCTTTAATAGTCAAGGTTATGTAAAAATTGATCCTCCGATTCTTACCGGTTCAAGCGCGGAAGGAACGACGGAGCTGTTCCGTACGAAATACTTTGAAGAGGACGCTTATTTATCTCAAAGTGGCCAGCTGTACATGGAAGCGGCCGCGATGGCGTTCGGGAAAGTTTTTAGTTTTGGACCTACATTTCGTGCTGAAAAGTCAAAAACAAGAAGACACCTGATTGAGTTTTGGATGATTGAACCTGAAATGGCTTTTATGGATCATAATGACAGTCTGGAAGTTCAGGAACAATACGTCAGCCATGTTGTACAAGCCGTGCTTTCTCATTGTAAGATTGAGCTTGACACACTGGGAAGAGATACGTCTAAGTTATCCAAGATTAAAGCACCGTTTCCTAGAATTACGTATGACGAAGCTGTTCAGCTTTTAAAAGAAAAAGGGTTTACAGATATCGAGTGGGGAGAAGATTTCGGGGCTCCACACGAAACAGCCATTGCAGAAAGCTTCGATAAGCCGGTTTTTATCACAAATTATCCGGCAGATATTAAAGCCTTTTACATGAAACCTGATCCTTCACGCCCTGAAGTGGTCCTATGTGCTGATCTGATAGCCCCAGAAGGATATGGTGAAATCATTGGCGGCTCTCAGCGAATTGATGATCTAGAGCTTATGAAGCAGCGTTACGAAGAACATGGCCTTTCTGGTGATGCGTACCAATGGTATTTACAACTTCGCGAATACGGAAGTGTCCCGCACTCCGGTTTCGGTTTGGGATTGGAAAGAACAGTAGCGTGGCTTTCAGGAGTGGAGCACGTTCGTGAAACCATACCGTTCCCGAGGCTTCTCAATCGTCTATATCCATAAATTCAGAAGCCCGTCTAAAAGACACCGATCGTTCCTTAAGAACGTTATCGGTGTTTTTAGGTTCAAAAAACGAGAAAGATTCAACAGGAATATTAGAAATGAGGTGAGAGTATGCCGAAATACCAAAGCTTCCAAACGATTATGAACCACCAAATTCCATTGCCTGCCCAATTACTAACCAGCTATTTAAAGTTAGGAATGGATGAGAAAGAACTGGCCGTTATTCTCCACATCTACCGTTACCAATGGGAGGACAATGCCTTTCCTACACCTGAGGAACTGGCTGAATGTTTATCTTTTTCTAGTCAGGAATGCTCCAAGCTATTAAGGAGTCTTATTCAGAAACAGTTGTTAACTATTGAAGAGCATAAGGAAGAGGACGTTTTGAAAGAGTGTTATTCCCTTGAGCCTCTGTGGGAGCGGCTTTTTACTTATGCTCCTGTCAAAAGCCAAAGCAGCCAGGAATTTGAAGAAAACATTTTTCCTCTTTTTGAGCAGGAATTCGGAAGGCCATTATCCCCTTTCGAGATTGAAAACATCAATATATGGATTGATGAGGAGGAGCAGCCTCCAGTCTTAATAAAAGCAGCCTTGAGAGAAGCTGTATTAATGGGAAAACTAAACTTCAAATACATTGATCGAATTTTGAGAGAATGGAAACGTAAAGGGATTCATACGGTTGAACAAGCGAGACAGCATGGTAAACAATTTCGTCAAGCTCAAGTGAAGCGGACAGCTCAAGAAGAGCCTTCTCAAAAAAGAGATGTTTCTTTGTACTATAATTGGCTGGAAGAGTAAAGGGGGATTGAAATGCTAAATCGCAAGCAGATTCGCTATTGTTTAGATACGTTTCAAGAAATGTTTCCAGATGCAGAGTGTGAGCTTGTTCATAATAATCCGTTCGAATTACTTGTAGCGGTTGTATTATCTGCCCAAGCCACAGATGCTCTTGTGAACAAAGTCACTCCTGGACTCTTTCAAAAATATAAAGGTCCGGAAGATATTTTGGAAGTGACAGTCGAAGAACTTCAAAATGATATCAAATCCATTGGTTTATATCGTAATAAAGCCAAAAATATTAAAAAGCTGTCAAAAACATTAGTGGAGAAATTTAATGGAGTCGTTCCAGAAACGAAAGAGGAGCTGGAGAGTCTTGCTGGAGTTGGAAGGAAAACAGCAAATGTAGTGGCATCCGTTGCATTTCATGTTCCAGCAATAGCAGTAGATACTCATGTTGAACGTGTATCGAAAAGGCTCGGCTTTTGTAGATGGAAGGATTCAGTACTTGAAGTAGAGAGAACATTAATGAGAAAAATCCCAAAAGAGGAATGGAGCGTTTCGCACCACAGGATGATCTTCTTTGGTCGTTATCATTGTAAGGCTAAACGTCCGGAATGTCCGGAATGCCCGTTGTTATTTTTATGCCGCGAAGGACAAAAACGAATGAATAAAATGAACAAAGCAGCAGAAGGGAAGTAAAAAAACCCGCAACGAAGCTCATGTCTTCATTGCGGGTTTTACTTATCTAATTACGCAGCTTCATCAGAGTTCTGCTCCGTAGAGTTGGAATTACTATTATTCTGATTTGATCCATCGTTACTGCCGTTGTCTGAGTTATTTGAGGAGTCATTTTCGTTATTTTCTCCTCCTTGTCCATCCCCCTCGTCAGGGTTCTGCCCTTCATCAGGATTCTGCCCTTCATCAGGATTCTGTCCTTCATCAGGGTTCTGTCCTTCATCCGGGTTCTGCCCCTCATCAGGGTTCTGTCCTTCATCCGGGTTCTGCCCTTCATCAGGGTTCTGTCCTTCATCAGGGTTTTCTTCTTCTCCAGGAAGATCTACCGATACAGAGGCAGGATCACTGCTTTCTGCCGAATCATCGTCGCTTACGGCCGTCACTGTAAACTCATAAGTGGATCCTGGCTGGATCATAGATACATCAAGGCTTTTATCTTTCGTAGTTGTAAGTTCCCGTTGATCTCTTCCATCCACAGAAACGGTAACCCTGAAGGACACCCCTTCTTTATCAGGGTAATCCCATTTCACTTGAATAGAGCCAGAGTCTTCATTGTATTTAGCAGATAAAGACTCGACCGGATTCAGTTTCTGGAATTGGTTTGAAACCTCAGAAGGCATATTATCTACATGGAACAATTCTTTTACAATCTGGCTGTCTGGTGTGTAATCACTTGGCAGTTTAGCAGGGTTTGACCCTTTTTCAACGCCTACCCATTTGACTGTATCAGGCTTTGTAAAGTCTTTTGTATCCTTGCCTTCAGAGATTTGTGACATCACATTTTTAAACAGCTGCTTCGGAATGCCCTGCATGCCTGATGTTAAATTCTCGTCTGGATCACTGTATCCTGTCCAAATGGAAACGGAATAATTCGTCGTATAACCATCAAACCATGAATCCGGAGTAACAGTGCTGCCACCGGAAGCGTCTCTGTTAGTAGTTCCGGTTTTACCTGCAACAGGAAGACCCGAGATATTTGCACTCGTCCCTGTACCTTCTGACATGACCGTTTTTAACATCGAAGTAATCATGTAGGCAGTGTAACTATTCATAGCAGAATGGGGTTCTGGTTTTAAACTGTGACTCTCGCCGTTTACTTCAACCTTTCTAACCGAATAAGGTTCATTGTAAACTCCTTCATTCCCAAAGGCTGCATAGGTAGCTGACATTTGAAGGGGAGACACTCCTGTTCCAGAACCTCCAATAGCGTCTGATAGACGAATAGTATCATCTTTAAAATTAATACCTAAGCCTTCGGCAAACTTTTTGGAACGATCAAGTCCAATCTCGTTCAGTGTTTTGACTGCAGGTACGTTTAAAGAACGGCTGAGTGCATAGCGGGCGCTTACCCATCCGTAGTGCTGGCCGTTATAGTTCTCAGGCTTATAGCCGTTTATATCAATCTCTTCGTCATTGATTTGGTGATAAGTGGACCATTTTTCATTTTGAATAGCAGGTCCGTAAGCAGTAATCGGTTTAAAGGTGGAACCGGGCTGGCGTTTTATATCTGTTCCGAAATTATAGTTTCCTTCTTTATAATTTCTGCCGCCTCCTATGGCTCGAATCGCCCCCGTCTGAGTGTCAGTTACCGCGATTCCAGATTGTAAATTTTCATCCGGCCATGAAATTGGTCCTTCGTTACTCAAGGATTGCTGAACAATTTGCTGAGCTTTAGGGTCAAGCGTCGTATAGATTTTCAGTCCATCTTTATAAATGTCTGCGCCATCCATTTTTTGTTTAACTTCTTTTTCAACTCGATCGATGAATGCTTTATAAGGCGTATCTTTTTCCTTGTTCTGCTTCACTAGCAAATCTTCAATCTTCGTTTTCTTTGCCTTATCCGCTTCTTTTTGTGAGATCTTGCCATGTTGAACCATAAGACTAAGTACGGTGTTCATCCGTTTCTTTGCAAGGTCCGGGTGCTTCGTTGGGTCATAGCCGGATGGACGTTGAGGAAGTCCGGCCAATAGAGCTGCTTGTGGAAGTGTCAGTTTTTTCAGTTCATCAACGCCAAAATAAGTTTTGGCTGCCTCTGAAACACCGTAAGCACCTGAGCCATAATAAATCTTGTTTAAGTACATTTCCAATATCCGTTCTTTGGAATAATCCTGATCCAATTTAATGGCGAGGTACTGCTCCTGCACTTTTCTTTCTAGAGTTTTCTTATCAGTGAGAAAGGATTTTTTTACAACCTGCTGGGTAATCGTACTGGCTCCTTCTGCACCGAATCCACCTGTGATGTTTGCCCAAACGGCTGCTAATATTCTTTTAAAATCAATCCCCATGTGGGAAAAGAACCGCGAATCCTCTGTAGCAATAACGGCATCAACGAGAACAGGCGGCAGATCATTATAAGTGACTTTTGTTCTGCGTTCGGCACCTGCTAAGTCAGTGATGAGATTGTCATTCATATCATATACTTTTGATGAAAACGGATCGGATAATTGCGATTCATCCAAAGCGGGGGCGGTTGAAATATAATAAGCAAATAAACTTCCTACCCCTATAAAGAGGACGAGTCCTATAGTTATCAAGATCATCATTATTTTTTTAAATTTAGATCCACTTTTGCCTTTTTTAGAGCTATTCATTTGTTTCCTTCTCGCTGTACGAGACTGGCTGTCGTTTGCCATTTACATTTCCTCCAATTCAGAAATAGAGCTTATCCAATACAGACGCATAATTGACTCGCGCCTGGAAATGGAAGGGGATTAAGTGTCCTTCTTCACAAATGTATGAATAAGGTATGGATTTACGTCCCCCTTGAAATTGGTCGTCCCAGAATGTGAAAAGTTTCGTTCCTTCCAGAAAGTATATTTCTTCCAGGGGAGTAAACTTAATAATCAAGAAGCATACTCCTCCATGCTGAAGGACGGCTTTCATGTGGTCAATCTGGTGCTGATGAATATTGCTTAAAGGAAAAGAATTCTTATTTCTCGTTTCCTTCGCCTCAAAATCCACATACAACCCTCGGTAAACTCCATTAAAGTCTGTCGTGGAAGCCTGCTTAAAATAGGCTTCCTTAATCACAGCTGCACTTCTTTTCGGGTAATCCACATTGACGATTTGCACGGGTGTCGGCTTTTTATGAACGACCGCCATTTTTGCTTGTAAATAATAGTCGTTAGTAGCCATAATATCATCTTCCAGTGACATTCCCCGGTTACCATATCCTGAACTTGTCGGTTTGTTTTTCGCGGGAAAGTGCTTTTGCACTTCTTTCCTTCCATTGGGATAGTTCATTCATCATCCCTCCCTGTTGCCATGAGAGTATCATACCAAAAAATTAGCGCTAAAGATAATATAAAATCATCCTCTAATAAAACGAAAGAAAAGGTGGAAAGGTTTCATTTTATTATAGTACGATACCCATTTGATGACCAGAATAACAAAAAACAAACAGATTTAT
This Halobacillus salinarum DNA region includes the following protein-coding sequences:
- a CDS encoding DnaD domain-containing protein; translation: MPKYQSFQTIMNHQIPLPAQLLTSYLKLGMDEKELAVILHIYRYQWEDNAFPTPEELAECLSFSSQECSKLLRSLIQKQLLTIEEHKEEDVLKECYSLEPLWERLFTYAPVKSQSSQEFEENIFPLFEQEFGRPLSPFEIENINIWIDEEEQPPVLIKAALREAVLMGKLNFKYIDRILREWKRKGIHTVEQARQHGKQFRQAQVKRTAQEEPSQKRDVSLYYNWLEE
- a CDS encoding pyridoxal phosphate-dependent aminotransferase; amino-acid sequence: MKLAQRVQSLTPSSTLAITAKAKALKAEGHDVIGLGAGEPDFNTPEYILEAAKRAMDEGKTKYTPSGGVPELKNAIVAKMKRDLDLEYTNEQVIVTTGAKHALFTLFQVLLDEGDEVIVPAPYWVSYPEQIKLAEGKPVFVQAQEENRFKITPEQLKRAITPKTKAVIINSPSNPTGMMYSREELEAIGEVCVENDLLIVSDEIYEKLIYSQEAHISMAQLSEQLFDQTIIINGVSKSHSMTGWRIGYAIGNKEVIKAMTNMASHSTSNPTSVAQYAALAAYTSSEEEVIKMREAFKERLEALYGWMTEIPGVECVKPSGAFYLFPNVKEAAEICGFNNVDDWVKTLLEKEKVALVPGSGFGSPENVRLSYATSLEQLKEAASRIHKFVKEHQL
- a CDS encoding cell wall elongation regulator TseB-like domain-containing protein; amino-acid sequence: MKRTMIQQSSRFTVPNWLKWFIGTLVVLILLFGCFFIWMYVQIEQDRTSQFDQAKKIAVEKTDLTKVEEISRYNGASTVHIVRGQTNSSTKLTVFLDVKDKKIVKILPEDSIISLSQMKQKWASSCNACQLKDIQLGYEESKPVYEITYIDNKDRYVLDYYLPDGNKFQQRFAFKRTN
- the asnS gene encoding asparagine--tRNA ligase — encoded protein: MKTTISEVSKHVGEEVTIGAWIANKRSSGKIAFLQLRDGTGFMQGIVVKAEIGDDKFQQAKALTQESSLYVTGKIVEDTRSPLGFEMQVNDFEVIHEAVDYPITPKEHGTEFLMDHRHLWLRSSRQHSVMKIRNEIIRATYEFFNSQGYVKIDPPILTGSSAEGTTELFRTKYFEEDAYLSQSGQLYMEAAAMAFGKVFSFGPTFRAEKSKTRRHLIEFWMIEPEMAFMDHNDSLEVQEQYVSHVVQAVLSHCKIELDTLGRDTSKLSKIKAPFPRITYDEAVQLLKEKGFTDIEWGEDFGAPHETAIAESFDKPVFITNYPADIKAFYMKPDPSRPEVVLCADLIAPEGYGEIIGGSQRIDDLELMKQRYEEHGLSGDAYQWYLQLREYGSVPHSGFGLGLERTVAWLSGVEHVRETIPFPRLLNRLYP
- the nth gene encoding endonuclease III, which codes for MLNRKQIRYCLDTFQEMFPDAECELVHNNPFELLVAVVLSAQATDALVNKVTPGLFQKYKGPEDILEVTVEELQNDIKSIGLYRNKAKNIKKLSKTLVEKFNGVVPETKEELESLAGVGRKTANVVASVAFHVPAIAVDTHVERVSKRLGFCRWKDSVLEVERTLMRKIPKEEWSVSHHRMIFFGRYHCKAKRPECPECPLLFLCREGQKRMNKMNKAAEGK